The following nucleotide sequence is from Synchiropus splendidus isolate RoL2022-P1 chromosome 1, RoL_Sspl_1.0, whole genome shotgun sequence.
GCATCTGCTCTCATtgtctttatttctgttttcttcccaAAGAGGGTAAGTATGCGCaatgttttttggtttgtttttgtaagATTTTCTTTCCCTAAGCTTCAAacttttgctgtttttgtttgtttattggtTGGTTTGTTTTAACTCAAACCTACATAATGATCCCGTTCTCATGATGGACATTTGGCCATGAAGGTGTGAGGCCTCCAAATTAATTTACAAACACAGGTCTGGTCTAAACAGTCCAAAATGAAACTCTTCAGCGTCTTCACCCTCTGCATTTTCAGACCTATTGATTCCTCTCGAATGAAGACCGTTTTGTTGTGCTACAGTTTTTGTTATGCTGTTCGTGCTTCTCATCCCCTCTGACCTGCCCGACTCCTTGTCTTTCCATTCTAAACCTCTACTTTGTCCCAATTTGATTTGGTTAACAAAAGATGGTGAGCAAGGCAAAAAAATGTCTAGAGTTCATGTAATATTTCACTTAAAATACTCCTCTTAAACTATATCTCAATGAAGAAGACGTGGATCAGATTAGATTTTTTTCCGCATTTTATGTGGCGGTTTCTTTTCCTCTCTTGACCTTCATGTGTGGAACACATCTAATTTAAGTTAATGTAAAACACCACATGCTTAACAACAGGTCAGCTTTGACAACAAACGCAGATATCAAACATTGGCATGAAGCAATTTTAGCAGACAGCACTTGGCTCCAATAGATACAAGACTCTAGCTAGATTATATTTTTCCATCCCAAGATCTATTTCAGCCCATTTTCTATGTCACAAACACTTGGAATTGAGATAACCAAAGCCAGAGGTGACATATTTCGCAAATGATAACATGTCACCATTAAAGTTCAGTTGTTGTTTATTCCAATGGCCAAGTGCAGCGGAGTCCTCAGATCTGCTTGGGGGCCACAAATGTAACAAAGAAAAACGTCATGtgattggaaaaataaaaacttgggACTAAATATATGGGAAGTAAGTGCAGTTTGGCCAAGGCGTTGAGAAGTCAGCAAGATGCTGGTTGaagatatttttcttttcattttatggtcatttttattcagaaaattCCCAGTATGATTCAATTAATTTAACCTgtccaaaagtaaaaaaaatatataaagaatgCTGTGAGAAGAATATATCTAATTCAAAAGACaaatagtgaaataaaataaatcattgaaagaaaaaaaaaaacagatttcataTACAAATAGTGAATATCTTGGCAATGCCTCTAATTATAATTTAAAGGCactccaattaaaaaaaaaacattgctggtTTCATACAGTAATGGCCAGTTAAAGACTAGGGCGGTCCATTGCCCTGgtctgcattattattattattattgtcattattattatttataataataataatagtaacatTGACGCCAATGACTCCAGAATTTTTGAAAACTCCCATCTTCTCCAAtcttatttcttttctttctttttttttttttttttaaattatttcctACTTTTTCCTAAAATCCCTTTTCCCCCGCCTCTTGTCTTTCTGGTTTTCCCTCCCTGTTTCCTTTCTCCCGTCTTGCTTCCCATCTCCCTTGTCTGGCTGCTTGTCCTTCCTCCTACAGACAGCTGTGATGGCGATCTGGAACTTTCCATGGTGCGACACCAGCCTGTGGGCCTCGACCAGCTCCAAGCCCAGACCCAGTTCACCAGGAAGGAGCTGCAGTCACTTTACAGaggttttaaaaatgtaaaaggaaCCACACTGCGTACATCACAGTGAGCAGTTTCTGCTGTCGTGAGCATGTCGGCGGTTCGGAGCTCAGTGTTGCTGCTAATTTGAAAGAGAACTCATTCAGTTACCTTGCATCGCAGTACTGCAGTCATCGCAGTATATGTACTGCTTTCtgactgtttttaaataaaaaaaaaaggaacgatACTACACAAAATGACCATCCACACTCCGGTGCTTTATACCCACCTAGTGGTTAAAGAGCTACACTACACGTcgaaaggtttttgttttgtttgcgatGGAAGCTGCACTAGCATCAAAGAATCAGGGACAGACGTGGTGAGATCAGAAGTCTTGGTGCTCAATTCCAGTTTAAGATCTGATGCACTCTTTTATCGCTGTCCCCTCATTGGTTTCATGTTGAAGAAAAGTCTGTCAAGCATCAGCCATCTTCGCGTCACTACTGTCAGTGACAGCACGGCCGGACACCTGCATTCGCTATATATAATAAGCCCGAAGCTTCACTGAACACTGGAGGCCGGCTCCATTGTAATCATAATGGGCTGGTAAACACGTTTTATAGGTATCAAGCCTGAGGTCACAAACCCGCAGCAGTTTATTGTCTCAGTTGTAGATTCAAACAAGCTTCAAGCAGGAAAAATGGTGCCTTAAATATGCGTTTCCAAAGGGCTGATGTTCAATACGTACAGCACCTCACAACACTGAGTACACATCCCCACttttctgaaaatattttatgttgtcTTTTCATAGGACAAGACTGAACTTTGTGTACTGCTTGGATATCAGTCTACCTTTATtgtctcctctttttttttttaaattatgtttttttccccaactagGAATGTCCCAGTGGGCTGGTGGATGAAGAAACATTCAAGACCATTTACTCACAGTTCTTCCCTCAAGGAGGTCAGTCAACTACCAATGCCTCTTATCACACAtgtgatttattaatttgttttcataatCCATTTGCTTTCAGATGCAAATACTTATGCACACTTCCTATTCAACGCTTTTGACATGGACAGAAATGGCTCCATCCGCTTTGAAGTGAGTCTGTGTGTATTGTGTATTGTGTGCACTTTTGACGTGACCATCTATAGCTATCAATCATCATTGACACATATTACACATATTGAATGTCCAAATTTTagttgaatctgtacacatGCATTTCATCATCAGGGTGGAATGATGTGCATATTCATATTTTGACTCATTATTTAAAGGGTCACCAACATCAATTCATTCAATACATGATTAGAAATGATATGTTATATTCATAATGTAATAATATTGTAACGATCTGGGTTTATGTTATGCTGTTCCTTTAAGGGTTCAGTGGTGACGGGTGAGTGGGGGTGGAGCGAGGGGCTGCGCTGAAGGGGAGAGGGAGTTTTGTTTCGGGTGGGGAGGGAGAGCCATGAGCTGCTGTTGTTGGAGACCAATCCACAGAGTTTGACGGAATTAAAGAGGATTGTCAACTACAGAacggctgttttttttgtgtgacttCCAGCAGACGCTACAATATATTCAGACCCCGTCATTGTGAAACCGATGACGGTGAAGAATCAGAAGTGTGCAGCACCACAACACTGAATCTAGCTCAAACACATGTGGATGTTTCCGCTCTTAAGAAGGGCCAAACATGTAATGGGTACATGGGGTCTTTTCTGGGCAACATCTCTCCGCTGTTTTTATTGGTTGGCATCATCGCTTGACATTTGCTTATATTCGAAAAACGCTGACATTTGCTGTTGGCTTCAGAACGTGTCGACACTTGTCCCTCCTTCGTTTAACTTGCTTCATCCATTTCTTATGACGCTCTTCAGtttttggttagaagaacaggtTTACAGTCTCACTGGCACCATAGCACATGCAGTGGTCATACAATAGGCcttctctgatactgaagctgacgAAGGTTTTTCACCTGTAACGGATGCACCGACAGACTCTCGCACCTGTGACGTCACAGAGGCAGGTTTCTGGTTCTGGTAGTCCAACACTGCTTTAATTTGGTTAAGCACTTTTACTCTCATTTAGCATCATAATTCAATAGAACCAACTGTGTAGACAAAATATGATCATTGTCTCAGTGTAGTTTTGCTCTAACCATAACCATGAACATTCTGTTCTGCCTGACCAGGATTTCGTATTGGGACTGTCCGTGTTGCTCCGAGGCTCTGTCACTGAAAAACTTCGATGGGCATTCAATCTTTACGACATTAACAAGGATGGCTACATCACCAAAGAGGTTAGAACTCTTGTTGACGTATGTCACCGTGTGTTTCGGTCGTGTGAAGCAACTCTTTGTTTCTCCGCAGGAAATGTTGGCAATTATGACGTCAATTTATGACATGATGGGTAGATACACCTTACCCAGCGTCCGAGATGATTCTCCATTCGATCACGTAGAGAAATTCTTCCAGGTATTTGCATTTCTCTATTTTTGCAAATCAGGTGAATGTATTGGAGAAGAATGTACCTTTGTTTTTTACATGGCTTTTAATCATCAGCATGGAACCTGAGttcatattatttttctttttcttttaattacttttcttttaattaacTATTTTCTCTGTTcaaatttgtatttgttgtattaTGCTATTACCACTCTGATTTTTCTTTTAGAAATCCAGTAATCCagtttgttgggttttttttttttactttatttgtatgctaaatgtgtttttattactgCTTTTACCTCATAATACCTTAATTGTTAAATATGTTGATTCTTTTTGAAAATtgtgttatttcttttttctaatGGTAATagggggattttttttctatttttaattttacattttttttggtttcagtgTAGTTTACTAATCATTTTCACATCATATATTATCATGTACTTAAAAGTATgagtatatttgtatatatttaagGATATCTCTAAATATTGTTTATAATTATTATCTTTTAGCCTCTTTTAAATTAAAGAGGCTAAAGAGTAACAAGTGTTTTTTCATTGATAAGCATTTTATCTCTATTTAATGgcattgcttttcttttttcttaaggAAAGCAAAGTAACAATAATGtgcaaagacaaaatgaaatgaaattaaatatacaATCCCCTccttttgactttgtttttatttcgaTTGGTATTTCTGCACAATACACCATAATAGCAGTTTATTCCACCTGTTTATTATTCAAAGCGCTGTGGTCTATTGTTTATGATATTCCTCAGTTTTCTCTCTCAAACTCTGTTCTGTTCACTCCCACCCATATACATGACCAAAATCTAAATTCCAGCTTCTGATgccatcaaaatgttttttttttgtttgttttttttcagaaaatggaCCGCAACAGAGATGGCGTGGTAACTATTGATGAGTTCATAGAAACGTGCCAAAAGGTAACAGATTGTCAaagctgcttttaaaaaaaaaataaaataaaactcatcatggactctctctttctctgtgttgctggtcaggatgaaaacatcatgtCGTCCATGCAgctttttgaaaatgtcatctaGTATCTGTGGGAGGATGAGGATTGTTACCATCAAGCAGCGCTTCCAGGATTCCCAGATTAGCCTTTATTTGTGTGTGACATTTCACCCggagcatccctgcaaagaggACTTATGCGGAGAAACACCACTCATAGAAACATCTGTGTCTTTGCATgaggtttttattgtttttgcacGTTAAATCCAAAGTTGCCTGATGAGCATGGACGTTGTGTGAACAATGAAAGCATTTGGTACAAAGCAGACTGGTCTTTATTGTACCTACTGGGCATCATGATCTTAAGCTGTTAGGCGATAGGTATGTGGAAGCGCTGTTGAGCGCCACACTGTCCCGGTCACTCCCTGTGACCTTGCATTGTCAGACATCGGCACAGAATGGAATTTTATTTCTTGACAAAACCTGTATGCGCTcacatgactgtttttttttttttttacgtttgacACAACCAAGAATTACACAACACGTTGTTGACTTGCGTGGCAGACAGTAgaggggtgttttttttttcttttgtttttttttttatcaaacttAATAAACACAGAGCAGGAATTGTCCCAAGCGTGCCTTCGGGGAAGTTCCATAAACCCATGACACGCAGCAGAAAAGTCTGTCCATGCTCAAAAGATTTGGATTTTCCATTCACGTACAATCATTCTTTTGTTCTGGACAACATTCGGAACAGCTGACATCATTTTGGAATCTCAATGATAAATTATGAAGATGGTATCAGTCAACAACATCACATCCTTTTTTTATTCTAATGGTTCGTCTGACCAAAGATCTAATGCTATGGGCTTCTCTGCTGTCATGGTAACAACAGAGATTCCAGACAGTAGCCTCAGCCAGCTGTTCAGTGTCATGAGACTAGAAGAGAACTGATCAAACTTTATCTGGTCCACTTGGTATTCTCAACTCACAGAAAGTGGCGTGGGAAGGAAGAATTAGTGGAGAGATGATAGGAACAGAGCGAGATGAGAGAAAGGCAAAAAATGTTGGAAGAAGAAAGACTGCATCAAATGGATGCGTGTGGCTGAGCAGTAAAACAGGGTGGACTTCCCAGAATTCAGACGAAGCCTGGTGAACAACATGAGTTTCTTTTGTTCCTTTTCAGCGGCTGGTCCCGAACTCTTGAAATTTCTCATGAACTACACTGTGACCCTCACATCCGCCTGTCATGAATGAGTTCAGACACATAGATCTGAACTAAACtcttttttctcttcacatGAAGGCTTCTGTGGGAAGCTCTGACATATGATACACACTTTTTACAGActtcattttaattattttctttttgttccctTTTCTAATAAGCTGCAATGTTTCTGTGAATATTACTtattaataatacaataattcgATCATGTTTTCAGACAGCGCTTGCTTGCTTCCTACTAATAACTGAACTTGAGTTGGGTTTACTGTTGGAAATGTGACCAGGTCTTGGAAATTTGAGTTGACATGAGTCAGTAAAAGGTTGGAGACTATCACCTTCCCGTGGTGGAGGATCTGTCTTGCAGTCACCAGAAGTGTACCGTCTTGACGATTCTGTGTCCGTCTGTGGTGCACAACAATTATCAGTTCAAGGATGCAAGCAGCTGcagtttagtttttttattgTCAGGGTAGTTTGAGTGTCAATTCTAGATGGAGGTGAGAAGTTCAAACTTCTATGGCAGAAGCCAATCAAGATGGCCCCATCCTCAGAGTAGAGCAATGGATTTCATTATAATAAtctgattcctccatgtttgttgttgttattatcatcctagctgccacgtgtcttgtgcatcagtgtgatcagtggaccaggaactcctgcacttacaaaggtttcctgttgtctggagagcaaactgttcaattaaattaaattaaattaaaatatttttgttgtaattaattaatcataattagcTTGTTAacgtcccaccactaatatatatatatatatatatatatatacacacacacacacacgtgtgtagAATACAAGTGAGTACCTTTT
It contains:
- the LOC128756992 gene encoding calsenilin-like isoform X2, with the translated sequence MGLDGMEVIAILVVIALFFVVLKQFGIWEPLSLEDSCDGDLELSMVRHQPVGLDQLQAQTQFTRKELQSLYRGFKNECPSGLVDEETFKTIYSQFFPQGDANTYAHFLFNAFDMDRNGSIRFEDFVLGLSVLLRGSVTEKLRWAFNLYDINKDGYITKEEMLAIMTSIYDMMGRYTLPSVRDDSPFDHVEKFFQKMDRNRDGVVTIDEFIETCQKDENIMSSMQLFENVI
- the LOC128756992 gene encoding calsenilin-like isoform X1 translates to MQADKKKEVDGDLIPDANGKDPNQGAEPEGSKWQKPRFSRKSLMKCCLVKWIIASTTQQGPDSCDGDLELSMVRHQPVGLDQLQAQTQFTRKELQSLYRGFKNECPSGLVDEETFKTIYSQFFPQGDANTYAHFLFNAFDMDRNGSIRFEDFVLGLSVLLRGSVTEKLRWAFNLYDINKDGYITKEEMLAIMTSIYDMMGRYTLPSVRDDSPFDHVEKFFQKMDRNRDGVVTIDEFIETCQKDENIMSSMQLFENVI